One Papaver somniferum cultivar HN1 chromosome 10, ASM357369v1, whole genome shotgun sequence genomic window carries:
- the LOC113314973 gene encoding 60S ribosomal protein L35 codes for MARIKVHELRTKNKTELLGQLKDLKAELALLRVAKVTGGAPNKLSKIKVVRLSIAQVLTVISQKQKSALRDAYKNKKFLPLDLRPKKTRAIRRRLTKHQLSLKTEREKKKEMYFPMRKYAIKV; via the exons ATGG CAAGGATTAAAGTTCATGAGCTCCGAACTAAGAACAAGACTGAGCTTTTGGGACAGCTAAAGGATCTGAAAGCTGAGCTTGCTTTGCTTCGTGTTGCTAAGGTCACCGGTGGTGCACCTAACAAACTCTCTAAGAT CAAGGTGGTGAGGCTATCAATTGCACAAGTGCTTACTGTGATTTCTCAGAAGCAAAAGTCTGCTCTTAGAGATGCATACAAGAACAAGAAGTTTCTGCCTTTGGATCTTAGGCCAAAGAAGACCCGTGCTATCAGGAGACGCCTGACTAAACATCAG TTGTCATTGAAGACTgaaagggagaagaagaaagagatgtaCTTCCCCATGAGGAAATATGCTATCAAGGTCTAG
- the LOC113318188 gene encoding uncharacterized protein LOC113318188, which produces METLAKPDEETLNSGSANVVGNWGPSTLLGVLAGMLYGGSKEASASVSKDAEVMLKLGSTPDKREQYRLMRDAMEKRFVRVTRGSIVGGVRLGMFTAAFYGVQNLLAEKRGLHDAYNVAAAGSAAAAAFGLIMPGSIQWRARNMMLGSVLGAAVGLPLGWCHLKLMEKADEQRLAYESTLPDRREEKGGVGGAIDRLEENFRRSK; this is translated from the exons ATGGAAACCCTAGCAAAACCTGATGAAGAAACTCTAAACAGT GGGAGTGCAAATGTGGTGGGAAATTGGGGTCCATCTACGCTCCTCGGGGTGTTAGCTGGTATGCTATATGGTGGTAGCAAGGAAGCTTCTGCATCTGTT AGTAAGGATGCAGAAGTGATGTTAAAGCTAGGTAGCACTCCAGACAAGCGTGAGCAGTATAGATTAATGAGAGATGCAATGGAGAAAAGGTTTGTCAGGGTAACGCGTGGGTCAATAGTTGGCGGGGTTCGCCTTGGAATGTTCACCGCTGCATTTTACGGTGTACAGAATCTGCTTGCTGAGAAACGTGGTCTACATGATGCTTATAATGTGGCAGCTGCTGGTTCAGCTGCTGCTGCAGCATTCGGCTTAATCA TGCCAGGCTCCATTCAGTGGCGTGCAAGAAATATGATGCTGGGTTCTGTTTTAGGCGCTGCAGTCGGATTGCCACTCG GTTGGTGTCATTTGAAGCTTATGGAAAAGGCAGATGAACAAAGACTGGCTTATGAATCTACACTGCCAGATAGGAGAGAGGAAAAGGGTGGGGTTGGCGGTGCCATTGATAGGCTTGAGGAGAACTTCAGAAGATCGAAGTAA
- the LOC113318187 gene encoding U3 small nucleolar ribonucleoprotein protein MPP10-like isoform X2, which yields MAIPKNDEEGGPEALKELKSVDPPLFLSPSPIQSQATRLASQYLYSSLHPFCPKSPFQKLLVKGFDAEQIWQQIDTQSNHLVLNLKRELKHFEKNPNAISKGFDGLIRKIEKKSGASDEEDDESGDSDEEDDESGDSDDDMEDAEESGGSLDEDGDDDEEDDNEEDEDEEGGGIEDKFLKMSDMKKYMKDDEAREYGGVKEKKRVRKREVDGDEDVDDDEEDYEDDDELGEFGVDNGEDDDEMGNARYEDFFGAKKGESTKRKSDSHEGVEDSDSEDEDDFDKGFEDEKEGSLSTYEKEQKKQRAKIEEMEKVNMETKSWNMLGEVSAAERGKNTALEVDLDFEHNVRPAPVITEEVTQSIEDLIKKRVLEGHFDDVQKAPSLPSAAPKEYKEIDENKNTEGLHKSYENEYLQQTGLVPESFSDERKKEASLLFQKLCYKLDALSHFHFTPKPIIEDMSIQVNVPALAMEEIAPLVVSDATMLAPEEVFAGKGDIKEEAELTQAERKRRRASKKRKFAGKTKAETAKRMENKKAQDSTNGKEEPSVPV from the exons ATGGCGATTCCTAAAAACGACGAGGAAGGAGGTCCTGAAGCACTAAAAGAATTAAAATCAGTAGATCCTCCATTATTTCTATCACCATCTCCAATTCAATCTCAAGCAACTCGATTAGCTTCACAATACTTGTACTCTTCTCTTCATCCATTTTGCCCTAAATCTCCTTTTCAAAAATTACTTGTTAAAGGATTTGATGCTGAACAAATATGGCAACAAATTGATACTCAATCGAATCACTTGGTATTGAATCTTAAACGAGAattaaagcattttgagaaaaaCCCAAATGCAATTTCTAAGGGTTTTGATGGATTGATTAGGAAGATAGAGAAGAAAAGTGGGGCTTCTGATGAGGAAGATGACGAGAGTGGTGATTCTGATGAGGAAGATGACGAGAGTGGTGATTCTGATGACGATATGGAAGATGCTGAGGAGAGTGGTGGTAGTTTAgatgaggatggtgatgatgatgaggaggatgatAACGAAGAGGATGAGGACGAGGAAGGTGGAGGTATTGAAGATAAGTTTTTGAAGATGAGTGATATGAAGAAGTATATGAAAGATGATGAAGCTAGGGAGTATGGTGGTGTGAAAGAGAAGAAACGTGTCCGTAAAAGGGAGGTGGATGGAGACgaggatgttgatgatgatgaggaggattatgaagatgatgatgag CTTGGAGAGTTTGGAGTTGATAACGGTGAAGACGACGATGAGATGGGAAACGCCAG ATATGAAGACTTCTTTGGTGCGAAAAAGGGAGAAAGCACAAAAAGAAAGTCTGATTCTCATGAAGGAGTGGAGGACTCAGACTCAGAGGATGAGGACGATTTTGATAAGGGCTTTGAAGATGAG AAGGAAGGAAGTCTTTCTACCTATGAAAAAGAACAAAAGAAGCAGCGTGCTAAAATAGAGGAGATGGAGAAAGTGAACATGGAGACTAAATCATGGAATATGCTAGGAGAG GTTAGTGCTGCAGAAAGGGGCAAAAACACTGCACTAGAAGTTGATCTAGATTTCGAGCACAATGTAAGACCTGCTCCTGTAATCACAGAGGAGGTTACACAATCCATTGAAGATTTGATAAAGAAAAGGGTTCTTGAG GGGCATTTTGATGATGTGCAAAAGGCACCAAGTTTACCGTCTGCAGCCCCAAAAGAGTACAAAGAGATTGATGAAAACAAGAACACGGAGGGGCTTCATAAAAGTTACGAG AACGAATATTTGCAGCAGACAGGTCTAGTGCCCGAGTCTTTCTCAGATGAGCGAAAGAAAGAG GCAAGTCTGCTCTTCCAGAAGCTCTGCTATAAGTTGGATGCTCTATCCCATTTCCACTTCACCCCTAAGCCG ATTATCGAAGACATGTCAATACAAGTTAATGTTCCTGCTTTGGCAATGGAAGAG ATTGCACCCTTGGTAGTCTCTGATGCGACTATGTTGGCGCCTGAGGAGGTATTTGCTGGAAAAGGAGATATCAAAGAAGAAGCGGAGCTAACACAGGCTGAACGAAAACGGAGGAGGGCTAGCAAGAAAAGGAAGTTTGCAGGCAAGACTAAAG CTGAGACTGCTAAACGGATGGAAAACAAGAAGGCACAAGACAGTACTAATG GTAAAGAAGAACCATCAGTTCCTGTGTGA
- the LOC113318187 gene encoding U3 small nucleolar ribonucleoprotein protein MPP10-like isoform X1, translated as MAIPKNDEEGGPEALKELKSVDPPLFLSPSPIQSQATRLASQYLYSSLHPFCPKSPFQKLLVKGFDAEQIWQQIDTQSNHLVLNLKRELKHFEKNPNAISKGFDGLIRKIEKKSGASDEEDDESGDSDEEDDESGDSDDDMEDAEESGGSLDEDGDDDEEDDNEEDEDEEGGGIEDKFLKMSDMKKYMKDDEAREYGGVKEKKRVRKREVDGDEDVDDDEEDYEDDDELGEFGVDNGEDDDEMGNARYEDFFGAKKGESTKRKSDSHEGVEDSDSEDEDDFDKGFEDEQKEGSLSTYEKEQKKQRAKIEEMEKVNMETKSWNMLGEVSAAERGKNTALEVDLDFEHNVRPAPVITEEVTQSIEDLIKKRVLEGHFDDVQKAPSLPSAAPKEYKEIDENKNTEGLHKSYENEYLQQTGLVPESFSDERKKEASLLFQKLCYKLDALSHFHFTPKPIIEDMSIQVNVPALAMEEIAPLVVSDATMLAPEEVFAGKGDIKEEAELTQAERKRRRASKKRKFAGKTKAETAKRMENKKAQDSTNGKEEPSVPV; from the exons ATGGCGATTCCTAAAAACGACGAGGAAGGAGGTCCTGAAGCACTAAAAGAATTAAAATCAGTAGATCCTCCATTATTTCTATCACCATCTCCAATTCAATCTCAAGCAACTCGATTAGCTTCACAATACTTGTACTCTTCTCTTCATCCATTTTGCCCTAAATCTCCTTTTCAAAAATTACTTGTTAAAGGATTTGATGCTGAACAAATATGGCAACAAATTGATACTCAATCGAATCACTTGGTATTGAATCTTAAACGAGAattaaagcattttgagaaaaaCCCAAATGCAATTTCTAAGGGTTTTGATGGATTGATTAGGAAGATAGAGAAGAAAAGTGGGGCTTCTGATGAGGAAGATGACGAGAGTGGTGATTCTGATGAGGAAGATGACGAGAGTGGTGATTCTGATGACGATATGGAAGATGCTGAGGAGAGTGGTGGTAGTTTAgatgaggatggtgatgatgatgaggaggatgatAACGAAGAGGATGAGGACGAGGAAGGTGGAGGTATTGAAGATAAGTTTTTGAAGATGAGTGATATGAAGAAGTATATGAAAGATGATGAAGCTAGGGAGTATGGTGGTGTGAAAGAGAAGAAACGTGTCCGTAAAAGGGAGGTGGATGGAGACgaggatgttgatgatgatgaggaggattatgaagatgatgatgag CTTGGAGAGTTTGGAGTTGATAACGGTGAAGACGACGATGAGATGGGAAACGCCAG ATATGAAGACTTCTTTGGTGCGAAAAAGGGAGAAAGCACAAAAAGAAAGTCTGATTCTCATGAAGGAGTGGAGGACTCAGACTCAGAGGATGAGGACGATTTTGATAAGGGCTTTGAAGATGAG CAGAAGGAAGGAAGTCTTTCTACCTATGAAAAAGAACAAAAGAAGCAGCGTGCTAAAATAGAGGAGATGGAGAAAGTGAACATGGAGACTAAATCATGGAATATGCTAGGAGAG GTTAGTGCTGCAGAAAGGGGCAAAAACACTGCACTAGAAGTTGATCTAGATTTCGAGCACAATGTAAGACCTGCTCCTGTAATCACAGAGGAGGTTACACAATCCATTGAAGATTTGATAAAGAAAAGGGTTCTTGAG GGGCATTTTGATGATGTGCAAAAGGCACCAAGTTTACCGTCTGCAGCCCCAAAAGAGTACAAAGAGATTGATGAAAACAAGAACACGGAGGGGCTTCATAAAAGTTACGAG AACGAATATTTGCAGCAGACAGGTCTAGTGCCCGAGTCTTTCTCAGATGAGCGAAAGAAAGAG GCAAGTCTGCTCTTCCAGAAGCTCTGCTATAAGTTGGATGCTCTATCCCATTTCCACTTCACCCCTAAGCCG ATTATCGAAGACATGTCAATACAAGTTAATGTTCCTGCTTTGGCAATGGAAGAG ATTGCACCCTTGGTAGTCTCTGATGCGACTATGTTGGCGCCTGAGGAGGTATTTGCTGGAAAAGGAGATATCAAAGAAGAAGCGGAGCTAACACAGGCTGAACGAAAACGGAGGAGGGCTAGCAAGAAAAGGAAGTTTGCAGGCAAGACTAAAG CTGAGACTGCTAAACGGATGGAAAACAAGAAGGCACAAGACAGTACTAATG GTAAAGAAGAACCATCAGTTCCTGTGTGA